The genomic segment TTATCCCAACAAATGAGCCTTTTTGAATCTCAAAGCTGATACTTCCGAGCGCAGAAAACAAATTTCCTTTTGCACCGTATACTTTTCTAACTTTGTGCGCCTTTAGTACTGTCTCCATTCTTTTCCTCCAATTACATGATTATTTGCCTATTTTACCTTAATTTGCTAGAAGATACTATGGGCTATAGTTGTATTTATTAAAAAAATGGAAACAAAAGCGATTAATCTGAGAGACTAATCGCTGCTGAAAAATTTATGTGTGTGTCTCATTTCGTATAAACGGCTCGCTTACATTTGTACTCACTAATGGTGAATAACTTAACGGTTTTCGGTAAGCATTTCCCCAGACTTCTGCTTTTCGAAACGCTCTTATTTGTTGTAAATCAAATTCCGCCTGATAGATTTCTTCTGATAAATCATTTGCTTTAACAATCAAATTATCCACATAATTACCATCTTCATCAAATACAACTGGTGAAAAAGCAGCGGAATTACCCCAGTTTTCACCAGGATAATTAGCCATTGCCACTCCAACCATATTTTCGAACGCTCTTGTACTAAGTTGGTTTATTCTAGCTGGATTCATATCGCAAGCATTCGGTACAAGGATAATTTCCGCACCTTTTAACATGAGTGTTCTTGCGCTTTCTGGAAATTCGCGGTCAAAGCAAATCATCACACCGATTTTAACCCCATCAAATTCACAGACAGGAAATTCCGTTCCACTTTGGAGCAAACTTTCTAAAGAAAAATCGCAAGTGTGGACTTTAGCATAATCTAAAATAATTTCTCCATTTCGATCAATAATAATCGCGGTGTTTTGATTTTTTTTTCCATTTTTCGATAAATAAGTAGCACAAACGCCAACGTGATATGCTTTTGCCTGCTGTCTAAGCGCTCTAACGTAATCACTACTGGTCGTTACACCTTCTTCTAACCAACTAGTGCGTTCTTTTTCATAATTAGGATCTAGCGGATTATCAAACGCCTCAGCAAAAGGAGCGGCATAACCATTTGACCACATTTCTGGAAAAAGGACTAAATCTGCTCCTTGATTTGCTGCTTCTTTAATATATAGTTGTGCTAATTTTAAATTGGTGTTTTTTTGATTGGCCATTGCTTTTTTCTGCACTAAGGCAATTTTTAACATCGGCAAAATTCACTCCAATAGTTTTAAAATTTCTTCTTATCAATAAAAATCTCAGTACCGACCGTTTCATCGTCTGTATAGGTTTCTCGCATCGTCTGAATTAATTCTTCTAATTCTTCTAAACTGATAGAAACATCTGCTGCCACAATATCCCATGCTAATTCGGTGCGTCCATTTATCGCTGTCATTATTTTCAAACGTCCTTGTGAAAAAAGTTTTATCGCTGGCTTTTTTAGCTCTGTTTCTTTAATTTCATTCCATGTTTTAAAATCCCCACGATAAGCCAGACCTCGTTCGGTCAATTCTACAGTCGGTGCAAGATTAGTTAATCTGAATAATGGTCTCAAAATACAAAGACCAATAAATATAAGTAAAATAATTTCTTCTATGCCCGTTACACCTTTGATATGACTAAAAATCACGTATATTACTAACCCTAACGCTGCCCACAATAAACAACTTGAAAAAATCAAGCGGCGATTAACTCCAAATTCTATTTTCTCTGCTTTTTTCTCTTGCTCAGCTTCTAGTTCAATCATCTGCTTCCTCCGTCCACATTTCTTACTAATTCCCATTGTACTAGAAATAAACCCCAATAGAAAGGCGCTCGCTCTGGATTGACGTCCGTTTCGATTAATTGTATGCTAAATAATGAATTTCGGTTGACGTTTTTTTCATATGTGATATAATTTCTTTAATGCTTTTAAGTAGTAAAATGTGCTAATTGAAAAAGGAGGAGAACATCATCGATCAAGTTATCTTAATTGGCTTCATGGGAGCTGGAAAAACAACCGTTGGAAATATACTTGCAAAATTAGCTGATTTGCCTTATATCGATATTGACGAGGTCATCATTCACGAACAAGGAATGAGTGTATCTGATATTTTTGCCAAACACGGTGAAAAAGAATTTCGTCGTTTAGAACACGAAAAATTAAAAGAACTAGCTAATACCAAAGCCGTTATTGCAACAGGTGGTGGTATCGTTCTAAATCCTGAAAATAGAGAAGTCTTAAAAAATACATATCCAGTTATTTATTTAGAAACGAATCCAGAAGTCTTTATGAACCGGCTAAAAGGCGACACTACTCGTCCACTCGTGCAACAAAAAACACCAGAAGAAATCCGAGCAATCTTTGAACCTAGAATACAGCATTACGAGACTTCAGCGGACTTTATTGTCAATACTGATAATCGCAATCAACAAGAAGTTGCCAGAGCAATTCTAGCTATGTTAGATAAATAAAAAACCGCCCCAAAAAAAGCAAATTTTTTGGGGCAAGTTTTTTATTCCGTGCAATGTCGACACCACATATCTGGCATAACAGAAGTATAGTCTTTAGTAAATGTAAGTAAATCATAAAAGATACTATCCGCATAACCAGTATCAATATGTTCGATTTTATTTAATTCAATTTCACGATGAAGTGATTCAAGAGCCGCATCGCGAAGTGCTGGTAATATATACCCAGTAATTTTGATTTGAGCTAATGCCGCCGAAATAGTAATTCGATCTGATAACCGCACATCTTCACCAAACTCTGCTACTAATTGTTGTAATCGTTCAATTCCGTCATCCTTCGCCGCTACATAAGAAGCTTGTTTCACTGTTTCCATCATATATTTTGGAAAAGCTGATAAATTCAACCCTTGATCACTTTTATCATTAAAATATTCTTCTAGCCGCTTCAAAACTTCTAAACCATCCTCATACCCGAAAGGTCCAAATGCATCCGCTCTATCTAAATAAAAACTCGCTTTAAAATGAGCTGTAAAATGTGGATGGGTAGTTTCTATATCCAGTTCTTTGCCCGGTTGATCAACGTACATTATAATTGCCATTTTATTTTCCTCCCGTTGTGTGAAACCTCTTACATTCATCTTACCAAACTCCATACACTTTTAACAGCAAAAAAATTTATAACAAATTTACAACAATTTCCCGGTTATTCACCACTTCTTTTGTATTTTATTTAACTTTCAAAACTAATAAAAGTAAACAAAACTCTTTTATTGATTTGAAAAGTTAAAAAATACACTTTTGACCATTTTTTCATTTCATGGTTAAATAAGAACTGAGCTTGAACTAGCAATCACATCTGTTAATTACTAGTCAAACACACACTCAATAAACAAAAACCGCCATTCATCCCATTTTGGCGGTTTTTGTTTACTTATTTTAAGTTTAATACGGTTACAGCTTCGATATGTGTCGTCATTGGAAACATATCTACCGGCTGCACTTGGTTAGCTTCGTAGCCTCCATCTGAAAGGATTTTCATATCGCGAGCTAATGTTCCAGGATTACAAGAAACATAAACTACTTTTTTCGGCTTCATTGCTAAAATAGTTTGCAATAATTTTTCATCACAACCTTTGCGCGGTGGATCGACTACTAGCACATCTGCCACGATTCCAGCTTTATACCACGTAGGAATGACTTCTTCTGCTTTACCAGTTTCAAAAGTAGTATTGCTTAAATTATTCAATTCAGCATTTGTTCTAGCATCTTGAATTGCTTGGTCAACAATTTCGACACCATATACATGCTTGGCTTTTTTAGCTAAACAAAGGGAGATAGAGCCAATTCCGCAATAAGCATCAATCACTGTTTCTTCTCCAGTCAATTCTGCTGCTTCAATAGCTTGTTGGTACAAAACTTCTGTTTGCAACGGATTTACTTGATAAAAAGAACGGGCAGAAATAGCAAAACGAATGCCGTGAATCGTGTCTTCAATTATATCTTTTCCCCACAGTGTTTTGGTACGGTCGCCAAAAATCACATTTGTTTTTTGCGGATTAATATTTTGGACAATTGACGTAAGAGCTAATTGTTCTGTTAAATCACGAATAATTTCTTCTTTAAAGGGAAGTCGGTCTTTGGTTGTTACTAGTACTAACATCAATTGACCCGTCGTGTGAGCGAACCTTGTCATAATGTGACGTATGTCGCCTTTTCCTGTTTTTTCATCATATGGCTCCGTGCCATATTTTGCGAGAACCTCACGTGTTTTTTGCACAGCGAAATCGCCTTGTTCACTCTGAATCAAACAAGTCGACATATCAATAATTTCATGACTTCTTTTTTGATAAAATCCTGCAGTTAATTTGCCATTTACAAAGCCAACTGGTACTTGTGACTTGTTCCGGTAGCGCCAAGGATTTTCCATTCCAAGAGTTTCTTTAACCTCTACATTAAGCTTACCAATTCGCTTCATTGTTTCTTCTACTTGATTTCGCTTAAACGCAAGCTGTCCTACGTAGCTTAAATGTTGTAAACTACATCCGCCACATTTGGAATAAACTGCGCACGGTGGTTCCACTCGTTCCGCACTAACAACTTTCAAATTTTCCATTCTCGCAAATCCGTAATTTTTATTAAGTTTGATAATTTTTGCCGTTACTTTTTCGCCAGGTAATGTATTTGGAATAAAAAGTGGATAACCATCAATTTTACCAACCCCATTACCATCGTGCGTTAAATCTTCAATCGTAATTTCTACAGATTGGTTCTTTTTTAAAAGGGATGCTTCCAAATTCCCTTGCCCCTTTCTATTTTGCGATAAATTTATTTAATAATGTATTCGATACCAATTGGCTCGGTAATCATCGCTTCTTCTTGGTCTTTAAAAATTAGCATCGTATTTTTTTGTAGCATAAAGTCATATACGAATGCTTTTGGATAAATCGTCACGTTTTTAGCAGTTGCTAAATCTTTTGTATCATCAGTTATCGTGATTTCTTTTGGGATTTCACTATTAAAAACATTTGCTGCAATTTTTGCATCATCACTAGAATAAGTTGTTTTTAATGTTACTGCGATTTCATTAGGATTAGTAGTTGTAGCAAATTTCACTGGTGTATTTTCTGTTTCTACGGTTCGTTCGCCGCTTGTAATTTCGTAATTAGTCAATTTTTCTTGGACTGTAGTTGTTGGAAAACGATATTTCGCGTTAGTGATATATTCAGAAACTTTCTTCGCCTCAATACGAAGACGATAAGCTTTTATACCTTTATAGCGGCTATTAGAAGCAGCTAATTCTTGCAAAATTTCTGTATTTGTTGAGTCAATCATTAAATCTCCATTTGTCGCGATAGTCACATCGGTATTTGCGGCTGGAATGGAAAGAATTATATTATCTTGTAAAGGGATTTGGGCTTTATTTTCCACCCATACCTTGTTACTTTCAATTAATTCTGATTTAGTTACTTTTGGTGTTTGCTCTTCTGCATCTACTTGCCAAAAGAAAAACACAACTGCTGCGATTGCAATGATAAAAATAACAATTATCACAGTGAATTTTTTAATTACATGTTCACCTGCCATATCGCATTCACCTCATTTCTTGTCAAGACATCTATTATACTTGTTTTGAAGAAATAAGACAAATATCTAACAATAATTACATCTTTTTTACTATGTTGCATTTAGGTCGTTTAGGCTAAAGAAAAAACTACCGTACGCGGCAGTTTTTAATTATTTTCTTTGATAAATAAATCTGTGTCTGGAATATCATCAACACTAGCAAAAAATTCAATATGTTGTTTTAAGTTACTGAATGTCATCGGTGTTTCTCCGCCTAGTTCTCCGTCGAGGTTAATCAGCATTTTGTCTTCCGAAGTAACAACTACTTTTTCAGATTTTACATAGATGACATTCGGTTCTTTAATATGATCGCCCCGGAGAGCTAATGTTACTAAACGAATAAATTCAGCTAAATTTACTTTTTTAACAATGATTAAGGAAAATTTACCATCGTCTAATTTAGCATCAGGAGCAATTTTTTCAAAACCACCGATTGAATTGGTTAGCCCTAATAGGAAAAACATGATTTCTCCTTCAAAAATGCCTTGGTCATATTCCACTTTTACTTTGGTAGCTTTTAAAGATGGCAGCATTTCAATTCCTTTTAAGTAATAAGCGAGTTGTCCAAGCATTGTTTTTAGTCGGCTTGGAACGTCATAGGTCAATTCCGTTAAACGTCCACCACCACCGATATTAATAAAATAAGTATCATTAGCTTTACCGATATCCATTGCGACACTCTGACCAGCGGCAATAATTTTAGTGGCTTTTATGACATCTCTTGGGACACGAATGGCTCTTGCAAAGTCATTTGTAGTACCTGTTGGAATGATGCCTACTTTTGGGCGATAGTCTTGCTCTGCGATACCATTGATTACTTCATTAATGGTTCCGTCTCCACCAGCTGCAACAATTAAATCGTATTTAGCTTTCACAGCTTCCTCAGCGGCGTGCTTAGCGTCATCCGGTTCTGCCGTTGTGGCATGCGCAGATGTAATGTATCCAGCTTGCTCTAATATCGAAAGGACATCTGCAAGACTTTTTTTAATGATTTCTCTTCCAGATGTGGGATTATAAATGACTCGAGCATGTTTTTGCATTTTGTTCGTCCTCTCCTTACTCTAACAGCGTTGTTCAAATGAAAAGCGCATTTTGACACATGATAGTAATATTATAGCAAATTTCACGATGAAAGCCTAATAAATAAAGCAGTGAAGAGTAACCCTCACTGCTTTGTTTTAGCGTTTATTCATTTCTTCTAGTAATAATTTATTAACCATTGGCGGATTTGCTTGGCCTTTTGTTGCTTTCATTACTTGACCAACTAAGAAGCCAACAGCACGATCTTTCCCGTTTTTATAGTCGGTAATTGATTGTTCGTTATTGTCTAGAATTTCTCCGATGATTGTCCGTAATGCACCTTCATCAGAAATTTGAACTAAACCTTTATCTTTAACTACTTGTTCTGCATCGCCGCCATTTAAAGCTAGTTCACGGAAAACTTTTTTGGCGATTTTAGAAGAGATTGTTCCTGCTTCGATTAGCTTAATCATGCCAGCTAAGTTTTCAGGTGTTAAGCCGGTTTCATGCAATTCTTTTTGTTCTGCATTTAAATAAGCAGAAACTTCACCCATCAACCAGTTAGAAGCTTGTTTCGCATCTGCTCCAGCTTTAATAGTAGCTTCAAAGAAATCTGACATTTCTTTTGTTAAAGTAAGTACCATCGCATCATATGCTGGTAGACCAAGATCGTTAATGTAACGAATTTGGCGTTTGTCTGGGAGTTCAGGAATTTCAGCACGGATACGTTCTTTCCATGCTTCATCAATGAATAAATCAACTAAATCAGGCTCTGGGAAATAACGATAATCATCTGAACCTTCTTTAATACGCATCAAAGAAGTTTTTCCAGTTGCTTCTTCAAAACGGCGAGTTTCTTGTTCGATAATTCCACCAGAAAGAAGTACTTCTGCTTGGCGTTTTTCTTCGTATTCAATCCCTTTACGGACATTGTTAAATGAGTTTAAGTTTTTCAGCTCTGTTTTTACCCCAAATTCTTCTTGGCCAATTGGACGGATAGAAATATTGGCATCACAACGCATGGAGCCTTCTTCCATTTTCACATCAGATACACCGGTATATTGGATAATCGATTTTAATTTTTCAAGATATGCATATGCTTCTTCCGCAGAACGAATATCTGGTTCAGAAACGATTTCGATTAGTGGTGTTCCTTGACGGTTAATATCCACTAATGAATAACCATGGGATGTATGGGTATTTTTACCAGCATCTTCTTCTAAATGAAGACGAGTAATCCCGATTTTTTTCTTTTTACCACCTACTTCAATTTCAATCCAGCCATGTTCGCCGATTGGTTTATCGAATTGAGAAATTTGGTATGCTTTGGGATTATCTGGATAAAAATAGTTTTTGCGGTCGAATTTTGTATGTTCAGCAATTTCACAATTAATCGCCATCGCAGCTTTCATTCCGAATTCTACCGCGCGTTTATTTAATACAGGTAAAACGCCTGGCATACCTAAGTCTACCACCGTTGTATTTGTATTTGGTTCTGCTCCAAAATGAGCTGGCGCAGAAGAAAATATTTTTGAATTGGTTTTTAACTCTACGTGAACCTCAAGTCCAATAACTGTTTCAAAATTCATTGCTACGCCTCCTATAAGTTTGGTTTTTCTTTATGGAATGTGGTCGCTTGTTCAAATGCATGAGCGACCTTGTACAGTAAAGATTCTTCAAAATAATTACCGATAATTTGTAAACCAACTGGTAAACCGTCTGAGAATCCACAAGGAACAGAAATTGCTGGTACACCTGATAAGTTAATCGGAACAGTCAAAATGTCATTGGAATACATCGTAATTGGATCATTAATCATTCCGTCAATTTTAAATGCTGTTGTTGGAGAACTTGGTCCAATAATAACATCATAGTTTTCAAATACATTCACAAAATCTTGCTTGATTAACGTACGAGCTTGTTGTGCTTTTTTGTAGTAAGCATCGTAATAACCAGAACTAAGTGCATATGTTCCAAGCATAATCCGACGTTTTACTTCATCACCAAATCCTTCCGAACGAGTTTTCTTATAAAGTTCTTCCAGAGTAGTAGCATTCGGTGAGCGATAACCATAACGAACACCGTCAAAACGGGATAAGTTAGAAGAAGCTTCACTAGATGCTAAAATATAATAACTCGCAACGCCATATTCTGAATGAGGTAAAGAAACTTCATCCCAAGTAGCGCCAAGTTTTTCTAATGTTTTAAGTGCGTCTAATACTGCTTGTTTCACACCAGGATCTACACCCTCGCCTAGATATTCTTTAGGGACACCAATACGAAGTCCTTTGATATCACCAGTTAAGCTATCAGAAAAGCGCTCTACTGGTTGGTTAATGGAAGTAGAATCATTCGCATCCAAACCAGAAATCGCTTCAAGTAAGTATGCATTGTCCTCTACATTTTTCGTGATAGGTCCGATTTGATCTAATGACGAAGCGAACGCGATTAAGCCAAAACGAGAAACACGGCCATATGTAGGTTTCATACCGACTACCCCACAAAAAGCTGCTGGTTGGCGAATCGATCCACCAGTATCACTACCGAGTGAAAATAATACTTCCCCAGCTGCAACTGCAGAAGCACTACCACCAGAAGATCCACCAGGAACACGTGATAAATCCCATGGGTTATGCGTTTTGTGGAAATACGATGTTTCTGTAGAAGATCCCATCGCAAATTCGTCCATGTTTAATTTCCCAATATTGATTGTTTGTGCATTTTTTAATTTAGAAACAACAGTTGCATCATAAATCGGATCAAAGTTTTCTAAAATTTTACTTGCGGCAGTAGTACGTAAATTTTTTGTAACGATATTATCTTTAATACCAATTGGCATACCGGCAAGCATGTTGTTTGGATCAATTCCAGCATCGCCAAGCTCTTCCGCTACACCAAGTGCTGTTTCTTTATTTAAAGTGATAAACGAACCGACTTTGTCCTCTACGGCTTCGATTCGGTTAAATGATTCTGTTACTAAATCAAACGGTGTGATTTCTTTTTTTACTAATTTATCGTGTAATTCTTTTACTGAAAAATCAAATAAGCCCAAAATATTTTCCCTCCTTAGCGTATTATTGCTCCATAATTGTTGGTACTTTAAACATACCGTCTTGTTCGTCTGGTGCATTTTTTAGCACTTCTTTACGATCAAGCCCTTTAGTTGCCACGTCCTCGCGTAATACATTGGAAACATCTATTGCATGGCTGGTTGGTTCGACATTACTTGTATCTAGTGTATTTAATTGCTCCACTAGCTCAATAATTTTACCAAGTTGACCAGCGAAAGCAGTTGCTTCATTTTCTGAAACTTCTAATTTGGCAAGGTTTGCTACTTTTTCTACGGTTTCTTTTGATATATTCGACAAAATGCCATCCTCCTTTTTAATGATACTTTCTATGTAACAAAGCTTCCCGCCTGATTAAATGGGAAGAACTGTTCTCTCCTGCATAATTATACAACAGGAAAGAACAATTCGCATTGTTTTTTGTTAATCATAAATATGAGCTGTCGCTGCGTCTTCATTTGCTTTTCTTGTGATTAAAGCAGCTGGACCATCAGATGTAGAAATATTTACTTGTAAATCAGCTGTTTTTGGAATATGTTGACCCACTAAATCTGTTACATACTGAGTAAAGCCAATAATTTCCGCTTGACCATAAAATTGTAATGGAATATCAATGTTAAGTTCTGCTAGTTGCCCATCTTCATATCGACCTCGACCAACCACCCCAGTAAAGTTTGGATAGTAATCTTCAATTGATTTTTTGAAATTAAGGAAACTGTCATTGTCGGTTTTGTGGTCCTTGGCAGATTCAGTTGATGGTAATACATAATTTTTTTCATCAATAGTTTTCCATTTAGAAAGGCTGTCTCCGCTTGCTGTTGTATAAGTCATGAAATTCCCTGGTGCTACAGCGTTACGTTCACCTTGTTTATAAATGGCAATTGTAACGGGAACATTTTCTAAACCTTTTGTTTGGCGAATTCGATTTAACACAGTAGCAGACATTTCTTTACCTTGTTCAAGTAAAACACTGTCGCTAATTGGTTGCTCATATGTGTCGCCGTACTGTTCTTTTTGATAATAGTCAACTGAATTCATCGCCAGTGCAATCGAAATTCCACCAAGCGCTACAGTATCTTTATCTGTTTGCTTCAAATAATCTTGTTCTAAAATATGTGCTAAATAAATCGGTTTACGGTCTTTGCCGTTTCCATTGCTCTCTGGGTTTAAACCATTTGGATTATCTTTACTTTTACGGTCTAACCATTTTTGGAGTGTGTCTTTGTCCAAATACTGACCTTCTTGGAACAGATAATCATCGGAGGAATATTCATTTTGAGAAATACGCATCAAACCAGATTCTAGTTCGTTGATATCATATCTTGAGTAGATATTCGAAACAACAAGTCCGCGTGATTTACTTGGTTTATATGGTAAAACTGTTTTGTAATAATTCGATGAGATTTGATTTTTTGTCATGATGCCCGTTTCTGCTTTCGAATCATCTTTTTGTACCACTTTGTCGTTAGAATCAAGTTTTGGGGCACATCCAGAAAGAATCAGCGTTAAACCGAGCGCTGCAATTATGATTTTTTTCATTTGTTTAATCCACCTTCGTCTGGTAAGTACTCTATTAAGTCGTTTTCGGACCAAATAGGAATTGCTAGTTCTTCTGCTTTAGCGAGTTTAGAACCAGCGTCACTGCCAGCTACAACAACATCCGTCTTTTTACTGACGCTCCCAGAAACGTTTCCGCCAAGTGACTCAATTAACGATTTTGCATCATTCCGCGTTAACTGTTCTAATTTCCCAGTTAATACGACTGTTTTCCCTGCAAAAATAAGTTCTTCTTCGGACATATTTTCTAGTTTTGGTCCTGTGTAAGTCATATTGACGTTAGCCCTTTTTAGTTCATCTAGTAAGTCATGAACTTCTTCATTCGCAAAATAAGTTACGATGCTGTCTGCCATTTTTTCGCCGATATCATTAATGCTTGTGAGTGTTTCTTTATCCGCTAGTTTCAAATTATCCATTGTTTCAAAGTGAATCGCAAGTGATTTGGCTGCTTTGGCGCCAACGTGACGAATTCCTAAACCAAATAATAATTTTTCTAGCGAGTTTTGTTTACTTTGTTCAATTGATGCGAGTAAATTCGTTACTGACTTTTCTCCCATTCTTTCTAATTCTAACAGTTTCTCTTTCGAAAGGAAAAACAAATCTGCTACATCTTTAATTAAATGGTGTGTAAACAGTTGAATTATTACTTTTTCACCGAGTCCATCAATATTCATTGCATTTCGAGAAACAAAGTGAATTAGGCCTTCTTTGATTTGAGCTGGACATTTCGGATTGATACACCTGAGCGCCACTTCTTCTTCTAAACGAACAAGTTCGCTCCCACAAGTGGGACAGTTTTTTGGCATATGAAAAGGTTCTTCTTCGCCAGTTCTTTCTTCGGTAATACTTTTAATAACTTCTGGAATGATGTCTCCCGCTTTTTTTATTAAAACGGTATCCCCAATGCGAATATCTTTTTCTGTTATTAGGTCTTCGTTATGGAGAGAGGCCCGGCTAACGGTTGTTCCAGCCACTCGAACTGGTTCTAACACAGCAGTGGGAGTTACAACACCTGTTCTACCAATGTTTAGTTCAATATCAAGTAATTTGGTTGGTACTTCTTCTGCTGGAAACTTGTAAGCGATAGACCAGCGTGGTGACTTAGCGGTTGTCCCCATTTGGCGCTGTTGCTCTAGATCATTTAGTTTCAACACAATACCATCAATATCATATGCTAAACCTGCTCTTTTTTCGGTCCATTCATCAATATAAGCGTAAACTTCCTCCAAATTAGCACAAAGTCTGCGCTCTTTATTCACTTTTAAACCAAGTGTTTCTAGCATATCAAGGCCGTCACTATGAGTTGTAACACCCATTTCGCCAAAATCAGCTACAGCATATAGGAAGATATCTAAATTTCTAGATGCGGCAATTTTGGTATCTAATTGACGCAATGATCCAGCCGCTGCATTTCGCGGATTTGCGAATAGCATCTGGCCTTCTTCTTCGCGAATTTCATTTAGTTTTTGGAAAGAGCGTTTTGGCATGAAAGCCTCGCCGCGAACTTCAATGGAATAGTCTTTTTGTAATTTCATTGGAATGGAGCGAATTGTACGTAGATTTGCGGTAATATCTTCGCCAGTTGTTCCGTCACCACGTGTTGCCCCTTGCTTATATTTACCTTTTTCGTATTGAAGTGATACAGCAAGTCCATCAATTTTCAGTTCGCACATATAAGCGATATCTTCGCCTACTTTATCCCGGATGCGCCGATCAAAATCAGCTAGGTCGCCTTTATTAAATGCATTGGCGAGGCTTAACATCGGCGTGTCATGCGCTACTTTTTGAAAACCTTCTAACACTTCACCACCAACTCGTTTTGACGGAGATTCAGGTGTAACCCATTCCGGATGCGCTGCTTCGATTTGAAGTAATTCTTGCATTTTTTGATCGTATTCGGCATCTTCTACTGTCGGGTTATCAATCACATAATAATCATAGCTGTATTGATCAAGTATGTTAATTAGCTCTTCATACCGTTTTTTATCAGCCATTTCTTCACCTGCTTTTTCCAAATTTATACTTTTTCAATTGGCGCAAATTCTGCGAGCAATCGTTTAACACCAGTTGGGCTTGGGAAAGCAATATCTAGCTCCATGCCACTACCTTCGCCTTTGACGCTAACAACTGTTCCAACGCCCCATTTTTTGTGGCTAGCTTTGTCGCCAACTGTCCAGCCGAGTGTCTCAGCACCACTTGATTTATAAGCGGTCGTTGCTTTTTGCGGCATGCGTGGTTTGGCATAAGGTTTTTCAGATTTTAATTTATTTTCATTAGCTAGTTCGAGTAA from the Listeria seeligeri serovar 1/2b str. SLCC3954 genome contains:
- the gatB gene encoding Asp-tRNA(Asn)/Glu-tRNA(Gln) amidotransferase subunit GatB — encoded protein: MNFETVIGLEVHVELKTNSKIFSSAPAHFGAEPNTNTTVVDLGMPGVLPVLNKRAVEFGMKAAMAINCEIAEHTKFDRKNYFYPDNPKAYQISQFDKPIGEHGWIEIEVGGKKKKIGITRLHLEEDAGKNTHTSHGYSLVDINRQGTPLIEIVSEPDIRSAEEAYAYLEKLKSIIQYTGVSDVKMEEGSMRCDANISIRPIGQEEFGVKTELKNLNSFNNVRKGIEYEEKRQAEVLLSGGIIEQETRRFEEATGKTSLMRIKEGSDDYRYFPEPDLVDLFIDEAWKERIRAEIPELPDKRQIRYINDLGLPAYDAMVLTLTKEMSDFFEATIKAGADAKQASNWLMGEVSAYLNAEQKELHETGLTPENLAGMIKLIEAGTISSKIAKKVFRELALNGGDAEQVVKDKGLVQISDEGALRTIIGEILDNNEQSITDYKNGKDRAVGFLVGQVMKATKGQANPPMVNKLLLEEMNKR
- the gatA gene encoding Asp-tRNA(Asn)/Glu-tRNA(Gln) amidotransferase subunit GatA, which gives rise to MGLFDFSVKELHDKLVKKEITPFDLVTESFNRIEAVEDKVGSFITLNKETALGVAEELGDAGIDPNNMLAGMPIGIKDNIVTKNLRTTAASKILENFDPIYDATVVSKLKNAQTINIGKLNMDEFAMGSSTETSYFHKTHNPWDLSRVPGGSSGGSASAVAAGEVLFSLGSDTGGSIRQPAAFCGVVGMKPTYGRVSRFGLIAFASSLDQIGPITKNVEDNAYLLEAISGLDANDSTSINQPVERFSDSLTGDIKGLRIGVPKEYLGEGVDPGVKQAVLDALKTLEKLGATWDEVSLPHSEYGVASYYILASSEASSNLSRFDGVRYGYRSPNATTLEELYKKTRSEGFGDEVKRRIMLGTYALSSGYYDAYYKKAQQARTLIKQDFVNVFENYDVIIGPSSPTTAFKIDGMINDPITMYSNDILTVPINLSGVPAISVPCGFSDGLPVGLQIIGNYFEESLLYKVAHAFEQATTFHKEKPNL
- the rlmD gene encoding 23S rRNA (uracil(1939)-C(5))-methyltransferase RlmD; translated protein: MEASLLKKNQSVEITIEDLTHDGNGVGKIDGYPLFIPNTLPGEKVTAKIIKLNKNYGFARMENLKVVSAERVEPPCAVYSKCGGCSLQHLSYVGQLAFKRNQVEETMKRIGKLNVEVKETLGMENPWRYRNKSQVPVGFVNGKLTAGFYQKRSHEIIDMSTCLIQSEQGDFAVQKTREVLAKYGTEPYDEKTGKGDIRHIMTRFAHTTGQLMLVLVTTKDRLPFKEEIIRDLTEQLALTSIVQNINPQKTNVIFGDRTKTLWGKDIIEDTIHGIRFAISARSFYQVNPLQTEVLYQQAIEAAELTGEETVIDAYCGIGSISLCLAKKAKHVYGVEIVDQAIQDARTNAELNNLSNTTFETGKAEEVIPTWYKAGIVADVLVVDPPRKGCDEKLLQTILAMKPKKVVYVSCNPGTLARDMKILSDGGYEANQVQPVDMFPMTTHIEAVTVLNLK
- a CDS encoding carbon-nitrogen hydrolase family protein — translated: MPMLKIALVQKKAMANQKNTNLKLAQLYIKEAANQGADLVLFPEMWSNGYAAPFAEAFDNPLDPNYEKERTSWLEEGVTTSSDYVRALRQQAKAYHVGVCATYLSKNGKKNQNTAIIIDRNGEIILDYAKVHTCDFSLESLLQSGTEFPVCEFDGVKIGVMICFDREFPESARTLMLKGAEIILVPNACDMNPARINQLSTRAFENMVGVAMANYPGENWGNSAAFSPVVFDEDGNYVDNLIVKANDLSEEIYQAEFDLQQIRAFRKAEVWGNAYRKPLSYSPLVSTNVSEPFIRNETHT
- a CDS encoding shikimate kinase, which produces MKKEENIIDQVILIGFMGAGKTTVGNILAKLADLPYIDIDEVIIHEQGMSVSDIFAKHGEKEFRRLEHEKLKELANTKAVIATGGGIVLNPENREVLKNTYPVIYLETNPEVFMNRLKGDTTRPLVQQKTPEEIRAIFEPRIQHYETSADFIVNTDNRNQQEVARAILAMLDK
- a CDS encoding diacylglycerol kinase, which gives rise to MQKHARVIYNPTSGREIIKKSLADVLSILEQAGYITSAHATTAEPDDAKHAAEEAVKAKYDLIVAAGGDGTINEVINGIAEQDYRPKVGIIPTGTTNDFARAIRVPRDVIKATKIIAAGQSVAMDIGKANDTYFINIGGGGRLTELTYDVPSRLKTMLGQLAYYLKGIEMLPSLKATKVKVEYDQGIFEGEIMFFLLGLTNSIGGFEKIAPDAKLDDGKFSLIIVKKVNLAEFIRLVTLALRGDHIKEPNVIYVKSEKVVVTSEDKMLINLDGELGGETPMTFSNLKQHIEFFASVDDIPDTDLFIKENN